In Phreatobacter aquaticus, a single genomic region encodes these proteins:
- a CDS encoding tripartite tricarboxylate transporter substrate binding protein has product MTKLTRRSLIITAAGAGAASALSAPAIAQAAYPSRPITLVVPWGAGGGTDATARIVGAMLEKEFGQPVNVVNRTGGSGVVGHSAIATGAPDGYTIGMITVEITMMHWQGLTELAPTSYTPLALMNEDPPGVQVNASSPYQNIKQLADFIKANPGKLKASGTGQGGIWHLALVGWLGAMGLPANAVPWVPSNGAAPAMQDLAAGGIDIVTCSVPEAKAMLDAGRARSLAIMAPARNPQFANVPTLNEGLGINYSVGAWRGIGAPKNLPAPIAEKLTASLKKVSESKEFIDFMNARGFGMKWADGAGFAKFMADGDAAMGVAMKAAGLARQS; this is encoded by the coding sequence ATGACGAAACTGACACGCCGCTCGCTCATCATCACGGCCGCAGGGGCCGGCGCCGCCTCGGCACTCTCTGCGCCGGCCATCGCACAGGCAGCCTATCCCTCGCGCCCGATCACGCTGGTCGTGCCCTGGGGTGCCGGCGGCGGCACCGACGCCACCGCCCGCATCGTCGGCGCGATGCTCGAGAAGGAATTCGGCCAGCCGGTCAATGTCGTCAACCGCACGGGCGGCTCGGGCGTTGTCGGCCATTCGGCCATCGCCACCGGTGCGCCGGATGGCTACACGATCGGCATGATCACGGTGGAAATCACCATGATGCACTGGCAGGGCCTGACCGAACTGGCGCCGACCAGCTACACGCCCCTTGCTTTGATGAACGAGGATCCGCCCGGCGTTCAGGTCAATGCGTCGAGCCCCTATCAGAACATCAAGCAGCTCGCCGACTTCATCAAGGCGAACCCCGGCAAGCTGAAGGCCTCCGGCACCGGCCAGGGCGGTATCTGGCATCTGGCGCTGGTCGGCTGGCTCGGCGCGATGGGCCTGCCCGCCAATGCCGTTCCGTGGGTGCCGTCGAACGGTGCGGCTCCGGCCATGCAGGATCTCGCTGCCGGTGGCATCGACATCGTCACCTGCTCGGTGCCCGAGGCCAAGGCCATGCTCGATGCCGGTCGTGCCCGCTCGCTCGCCATCATGGCACCGGCGCGCAACCCGCAATTCGCCAATGTGCCGACGCTCAATGAGGGCCTCGGCATCAACTATTCGGTCGGCGCCTGGCGCGGCATCGGCGCACCGAAGAATCTGCCGGCCCCGATCGCCGAGAAGCTCACCGCCAGCCTCAAGAAGGTGAGCGAGTCCAAGGAGTTCATCGACTTCATGAACGCCCGCGGCTTTGGCATGAAGTGGGCCGATGGCGCCGGCTTCGCCAAGTTCATGGCTGACGGCGACGCCGCCATGGGCGTTGCCATGAAGGCGGCCGGCCTCGCCCGCCAGTCCTGA
- a CDS encoding tripartite tricarboxylate transporter TctB family protein, whose amino-acid sequence MHISDRITGGVLAVLGAGAAYGGSLLPPVPGQQVGPNVFPMVIGLGLVVCGVAIALGIGRSFEEEEAIVTSEDGATAPPPENAPIAYPALKTMVPPLLLFFYAMTVDWLGFVPTAAVMVIATCFALGGNLRTAIVLGIFAPPAVHLVFGKLLRVPLPAGFLPMPW is encoded by the coding sequence ATGCACATATCCGATCGCATCACGGGCGGCGTTCTGGCCGTCCTCGGAGCCGGCGCCGCCTATGGCGGTTCGCTTCTGCCGCCCGTTCCCGGCCAGCAGGTCGGCCCCAATGTCTTCCCGATGGTCATCGGTCTGGGGCTTGTGGTCTGTGGCGTTGCGATCGCCCTCGGCATCGGCCGGTCCTTCGAAGAGGAAGAGGCGATCGTCACGAGTGAGGATGGCGCGACGGCCCCACCGCCGGAGAATGCCCCCATTGCCTACCCGGCGCTCAAGACCATGGTGCCGCCGCTCCTGCTCTTCTTCTACGCGATGACCGTCGACTGGCTCGGCTTCGTCCCGACGGCGGCTGTGATGGTCATTGCGACCTGCTTCGCGCTGGGCGGCAACCTGCGCACCGCGATTGTGCTTGGCATCTTCGCGCCCCCGGCAGTCCATCTCGTGTTCGGCAAGCTGTTGCGGGTGCCATTGCCCGCGGGCTTCCTGCCGATGCCGTGGTGA
- a CDS encoding tripartite tricarboxylate transporter permease, with product MVMAPDVLIAILLSAIYGLVVGSLPGLSATMATALLVPVTFYLSPIAAIATIITASAMAIFSGDIPGCLLRIPGTPASAAYTDEAYAMTRKGQAEMALGICLWFSALGGVFGTLSLILMAPLLAEFALSFSTYEYFWLAVLGLMCATVVARSSPVKALAAMLLGLLVSCIGIENPAGTPRFTFGFTDLLGGIEVIPALVGCFAVAEVMRAMAVPEPPPLPRRKFGSILAGQWKLTKEYPKQQARGNIVGIIIGVLPGAGADMAAWVSYAMAKRFSKTPEKFGTGHPEGLIEAGASNNASLASGWVPSLLFGIPGDTITAIAIGVLYMKGLNPGPTLFTEKASSMYALYIIFMLGNIIMIPLGIIMIRLATFVLRAKRYAIMPVIVLLCAVGSFATGNNLFLVFTVGAFGVIGYMMEKNGFPVAALVLGIVMGSMVEQHFITSLIKSDGSMLPFFQRPVSAVLAAITISLLVWPLAVWLWRKRPGQPVAA from the coding sequence ATGGTCATGGCACCCGACGTGCTGATCGCCATCCTCCTGTCGGCGATCTACGGCCTCGTCGTCGGCTCGCTGCCCGGCCTGTCAGCCACCATGGCGACCGCCCTGCTCGTGCCGGTGACCTTCTACCTGTCGCCGATCGCGGCGATCGCGACCATCATCACCGCCTCGGCGATGGCGATCTTCTCCGGTGACATCCCGGGCTGCCTGCTGCGCATTCCCGGAACCCCGGCTTCCGCTGCCTATACCGACGAGGCCTATGCCATGACCCGCAAGGGCCAGGCGGAGATGGCGCTCGGCATCTGCCTGTGGTTCTCGGCGCTCGGCGGCGTGTTCGGCACGCTCTCGCTGATCCTGATGGCGCCGCTGCTCGCCGAGTTCGCGCTGTCCTTCTCGACCTACGAGTACTTCTGGCTGGCTGTCCTCGGCCTGATGTGCGCAACCGTCGTTGCGCGCTCCTCGCCCGTGAAGGCGCTGGCCGCCATGCTGCTCGGTCTTCTGGTCTCCTGCATCGGCATCGAGAACCCGGCCGGCACGCCGCGCTTCACCTTCGGCTTCACCGACCTTCTCGGCGGCATCGAGGTCATTCCGGCGCTCGTCGGCTGCTTCGCCGTCGCCGAGGTCATGCGCGCCATGGCAGTGCCAGAGCCGCCGCCGCTGCCGCGCCGCAAGTTCGGCTCGATCCTGGCCGGCCAGTGGAAACTCACCAAGGAATACCCGAAGCAGCAGGCCCGCGGGAACATCGTCGGCATCATCATCGGCGTGCTTCCGGGCGCCGGCGCCGACATGGCGGCCTGGGTCTCCTATGCCATGGCCAAGCGCTTCTCGAAGACGCCCGAGAAGTTCGGCACCGGCCATCCCGAGGGTCTGATCGAGGCGGGCGCCTCCAACAATGCCTCGCTCGCCTCCGGCTGGGTGCCCTCGCTCCTGTTCGGCATTCCCGGCGACACGATCACCGCCATCGCCATTGGCGTGCTCTACATGAAGGGTCTCAATCCCGGCCCGACGCTCTTCACCGAGAAGGCGTCGAGCATGTATGCGCTCTACATCATCTTCATGCTCGGCAATATCATCATGATCCCGCTCGGAATCATCATGATCCGGTTGGCAACCTTCGTGCTGCGCGCCAAGCGCTACGCAATCATGCCGGTGATCGTTCTGCTCTGTGCGGTCGGCTCCTTTGCCACCGGCAACAACCTGTTCCTCGTCTTCACCGTCGGCGCCTTCGGCGTCATCGGCTACATGATGGAGAAGAACGGCTTCCCGGTCGCGGCCTTGGTGCTCGGCATCGTCATGGGCTCGATGGTCGAGCAGCATTTCATCACGTCGCTCATCAAGTCGGACGGGTCGATGCTGCCGTTCTTCCAGCGGCCCGTTTCGGCGGTGCTCGCGGCCATCACGATCAGCCTGCTGGTCTGGCCGCTGGCGGTCTGGCTGTGGCGAAAGCGGCCTGGTCAGCCGGTAGCCGCCTGA
- a CDS encoding ATPase inhibitor subunit zeta → MSDRSSTSFAGLERAMMRGHAATNQHVSAADHRATTLDAVSTASSRPAGTAPFPTWIAMATTPTRQPYREAEPSPIAGSLAVARASEPHMDWCLDSDTRDHVIARRNVLTGLWAGRRLGMTGAELTRYAAGMHRADYDLPGDADIVAVLMQDFAAAGMVMLEGDLRQTIAAFHRQALVETLCTD, encoded by the coding sequence ATGTCGGACCGTTCATCGACATCGTTCGCCGGCTTGGAGAGGGCTATGATGCGTGGCCACGCTGCGACCAACCAGCATGTATCTGCTGCCGACCATCGTGCAACAACCTTGGACGCCGTCTCGACGGCGAGCAGCCGGCCGGCGGGGACTGCGCCGTTCCCCACGTGGATTGCCATGGCGACCACCCCGACCCGACAGCCATATCGTGAAGCCGAACCTTCGCCGATCGCTGGCTCGTTGGCCGTCGCCAGGGCGTCCGAGCCGCATATGGACTGGTGTCTCGACTCCGATACGCGCGATCACGTCATCGCCCGTCGCAACGTCCTGACCGGATTATGGGCCGGCCGTCGCCTTGGCATGACAGGCGCGGAACTCACCCGTTATGCCGCCGGCATGCACCGGGCGGATTACGACCTTCCCGGTGACGCCGACATTGTCGCGGTTCTGATGCAGGACTTTGCCGCTGCGGGGATGGTGATGCTCGAAGGCGATCTGCGCCAGACCATCGCCGCCTTCCATCGTCAGGCCCTCGTCGAGACCCTTTGCACCGATTGA
- a CDS encoding alpha/beta hydrolase, whose amino-acid sequence MLQLSPPTAARPSLRRLGMLGLAALGLSGCFGPSISLPGAFSSLTAAPAQPTAVPVFVASTRPAFRGDRLGGPSAERARFYRQVVSLPPGRTAGTIPRPQITPESTTRHVMLADRSALTPDAFRSELAEAIGGKPADQRDVLVYVHGFNTDYDEAAFRLVQVATDAGFRGTQVLFTWPSYRRVLAYGGDREVATASRDALEKLLSDLGRTPGVGRIHVLAHSMGAFLTMEGLRQAAIAGRGELDGHLGEVILAAPDLDVEVFRQQVARIQRPSRISLFVQADDRALAASSTVAFDRQRLGALDVRNPQHREVISGLGVRVFTMSSSGFTDLLRHGTFAETPEIVRLIGGKINVAPVVEDSLPQVSAEAPPLSPELSPPQAQTPMAGQPESARAVTTEPLPQPSATD is encoded by the coding sequence ATGCTCCAGCTGTCGCCCCCGACCGCCGCTCGTCCGTCGCTCCGTCGTCTTGGCATGCTCGGCCTTGCCGCACTGGGGCTCAGCGGCTGCTTCGGGCCGAGCATCAGCCTGCCGGGTGCCTTCTCTTCGCTGACCGCCGCGCCCGCCCAGCCGACGGCCGTGCCGGTCTTCGTGGCATCCACGCGCCCTGCCTTCCGGGGCGACCGGCTGGGTGGACCTTCGGCGGAGCGTGCGCGCTTCTACCGGCAGGTCGTGTCCCTGCCGCCGGGCCGCACGGCCGGCACCATTCCGCGTCCGCAGATCACGCCGGAGAGCACGACCCGCCATGTGATGCTGGCCGATCGCTCGGCCTTGACCCCCGACGCGTTCCGCTCCGAACTCGCCGAAGCCATCGGCGGCAAGCCCGCCGACCAGCGCGATGTGCTGGTCTATGTCCATGGCTTCAACACCGACTACGACGAAGCGGCGTTCCGGCTGGTGCAGGTGGCCACCGATGCCGGCTTCCGCGGCACGCAGGTCCTGTTCACCTGGCCGAGCTATCGCCGGGTGCTGGCCTATGGCGGCGACCGCGAGGTCGCGACCGCCTCTCGCGATGCGCTGGAGAAGCTCCTGAGCGATCTCGGGCGCACGCCGGGGGTGGGACGCATCCATGTGCTCGCCCATTCCATGGGGGCCTTCCTCACCATGGAAGGTCTCCGGCAGGCGGCCATTGCCGGACGCGGCGAACTCGATGGCCATCTCGGCGAGGTGATCCTTGCGGCGCCGGATCTCGACGTCGAGGTGTTCCGCCAGCAGGTGGCGCGCATTCAACGGCCCTCGAGGATCTCGCTGTTCGTGCAGGCGGATGACCGGGCGCTCGCGGCCTCCAGCACGGTTGCCTTCGACCGTCAGCGCCTCGGCGCACTCGATGTGCGCAACCCGCAGCACCGGGAGGTGATCTCAGGACTCGGCGTGCGGGTGTTCACGATGAGTTCGAGCGGCTTCACCGACCTGTTGCGGCACGGGACCTTTGCCGAGACGCCCGAGATCGTTCGCCTGATCGGCGGCAAGATCAACGTGGCGCCGGTGGTCGAGGACTCGCTGCCTCAGGTCTCGGCCGAGGCTCCGCCACTCTCGCCCGAACTGAGCCCGCCACAGGCGCAGACGCCGATGGCAGGTCAGCCGGAAAGCGCGCGGGCTGTGACCACGGAGCCTTTGCCGCAGCCCTCGGCGACCGACTGA
- the meaB gene encoding methylmalonyl Co-A mutase-associated GTPase MeaB, with product MRAPPDPEALAQAIRSGNRAGLARAITLVESTRAEHQALARDLVQRLLPETGRAIRIGITGVPGAGKSTTIDTFGSNLTAAGHKVAVLAVDPSSSRTGGSILGDKTRMAQLSVDPNAYVRPSPSSGTLGGVAAKTRETMLLCEAAGFDVILVETVGVGQSETAVADMTDLFVVLMLPGAGDELQGIKKGILELADIIAVNKADGDGATRARAAAAEYRAALHIMAPKSLVWSPPVLMISGLTNLGLDELWAQIGMFRAKTEASGDFAAKRRAQGVKWMWTLLQERVTDRLRRDPDLKARLPAIEADVASGRLAPMVAVEEIARAMGI from the coding sequence ATGCGTGCTCCGCCTGATCCCGAAGCCTTGGCCCAAGCCATCCGAAGCGGCAACCGCGCCGGTCTGGCGCGCGCCATCACGCTGGTGGAATCGACCAGGGCCGAGCATCAGGCGCTGGCCCGCGACCTTGTCCAGCGGCTGCTGCCCGAGACGGGGCGGGCGATCCGCATCGGCATTACCGGCGTGCCGGGCGCCGGCAAGTCGACCACCATCGACACCTTCGGTTCGAACCTGACTGCGGCAGGCCACAAGGTTGCCGTGCTGGCGGTCGACCCCTCCTCGTCGCGCACTGGCGGATCGATCCTCGGCGACAAGACCCGCATGGCGCAGCTCTCCGTCGATCCCAATGCCTATGTCAGGCCGTCGCCGTCGTCGGGAACCCTCGGTGGCGTCGCGGCGAAGACCCGCGAGACCATGCTGCTCTGCGAGGCCGCAGGCTTCGACGTGATCCTGGTCGAGACCGTCGGCGTCGGCCAGTCGGAGACGGCGGTGGCCGACATGACCGATCTCTTCGTCGTGCTGATGCTGCCCGGCGCCGGCGACGAGCTGCAGGGCATCAAGAAGGGCATCCTGGAACTTGCCGACATCATCGCGGTCAACAAGGCCGATGGCGACGGCGCGACCCGCGCCAGGGCCGCCGCCGCCGAGTATCGCGCTGCCCTCCACATCATGGCGCCGAAGTCGCTGGTCTGGTCGCCCCCGGTCTTGATGATCTCCGGCCTCACCAATCTTGGCTTGGACGAACTCTGGGCCCAGATCGGCATGTTCCGGGCGAAGACCGAGGCGTCGGGCGACTTCGCCGCCAAGCGCCGGGCGCAAGGGGTCAAGTGGATGTGGACGCTGCTGCAGGAGCGGGTGACCGACCGGCTGCGCCGCGATCCCGATCTGAAGGCGAGGCTTCCGGCGATCGAGGCCGATGTGGCGAGCGGCCGTCTCGCCCCCATGGTGGCGGTCGAGGAGATCGCGCGGGCCATGGGCATCTGA
- a CDS encoding amidase family protein yields the protein MAKTPIWQWSAVDTAKAIRKGKVSAEEVTKAHLARMKAANPALNAVVVDLGAEALKAAKDADKHQAKGGELGALHGVPVTIKINLDVKGQANSNGVPAFKDNIAPDDSAVTSNLRKAGAIIIGLTNTPEFSMRAFTENPLHGLTRNPWDPAITCGGSSGGAGSSVAAGIGAIAHGNDIGGSLRWPAFCNGIATIKPTQGRIPAFNPTQMKGDERPLMAQFMSSQGPLARSVADVRLGLEVMSQRDPRDPWWVPAPLVGPKLKGPIKVAFAKIPADMKTDKKVISLVRKAADHLADSGYDVQEVELPDINGTWKLWCDLISTEMAVLQEAAMRQYGSADFMTALEGIKLAATILDQEGYMKAIAQRSRVLRNWLMFLEDYPVILTPISVQPTPSYNADIESPERTRELFWNDVRFMSAINVLGLPAAVVPVGLLDDKPIGVQIIGSRYREDVVLDAAAAIEKKAGTFVEQLWARG from the coding sequence ATGGCGAAGACACCCATCTGGCAATGGTCGGCCGTTGACACGGCCAAGGCGATCCGCAAGGGCAAGGTCTCGGCGGAAGAGGTGACCAAGGCCCATCTCGCTCGGATGAAGGCGGCCAATCCGGCACTCAACGCCGTGGTCGTCGATCTCGGCGCCGAAGCACTCAAGGCTGCCAAGGACGCCGACAAGCACCAGGCCAAGGGCGGCGAACTCGGCGCGCTCCACGGGGTGCCCGTCACCATCAAGATCAATCTCGACGTCAAGGGCCAGGCCAATTCCAACGGCGTGCCGGCCTTCAAGGACAACATCGCCCCCGACGACTCCGCCGTGACATCCAATCTGCGCAAGGCGGGCGCCATCATCATCGGGCTGACCAACACGCCCGAGTTCTCGATGCGCGCCTTCACCGAGAACCCGCTGCATGGATTGACCCGCAACCCCTGGGACCCCGCAATCACCTGCGGCGGCTCGTCGGGCGGGGCGGGCTCCTCGGTCGCCGCCGGCATTGGCGCCATTGCCCACGGCAACGATATCGGCGGCTCGCTGCGCTGGCCGGCCTTCTGCAATGGCATCGCTACCATCAAACCGACCCAGGGGCGCATCCCCGCCTTCAACCCGACCCAGATGAAGGGCGACGAGCGCCCGCTGATGGCGCAGTTCATGTCGTCGCAAGGGCCGCTCGCCCGTTCCGTCGCCGATGTCCGCCTCGGCCTTGAGGTGATGAGCCAGCGCGATCCGCGCGATCCCTGGTGGGTGCCGGCTCCGCTGGTCGGGCCGAAGCTGAAGGGCCCGATCAAGGTGGCCTTCGCCAAGATCCCCGCCGACATGAAGACCGACAAGAAGGTGATCTCGCTGGTCCGCAAGGCCGCCGATCACCTGGCCGATTCCGGCTATGACGTGCAGGAGGTCGAGCTGCCCGACATCAACGGCACCTGGAAACTCTGGTGCGACCTCATCTCAACCGAGATGGCGGTGCTGCAGGAGGCCGCCATGCGCCAGTATGGCAGCGCCGACTTCATGACCGCGCTCGAGGGCATCAAGCTGGCCGCGACCATTCTCGACCAGGAAGGCTACATGAAGGCCATCGCCCAGCGCTCGCGGGTGCTGCGCAACTGGCTCATGTTCCTCGAGGATTACCCGGTGATCCTGACGCCGATCTCGGTCCAGCCGACGCCCTCCTACAATGCCGATATCGAAAGCCCGGAACGCACGCGCGAGCTGTTCTGGAACGATGTTCGCTTCATGTCGGCGATCAACGTTCTGGGCCTGCCAGCCGCCGTCGTGCCGGTCGGCCTGCTCGACGACAAGCCGATCGGTGTCCAGATCATCGGCTCGCGCTATCGCGAGGATGTGGTGCTGGATGCCGCCGCAGCCATCGAGAAGAAGGCCGGTACCTTCGTCGAGCAACTCTGGGCCCGCGGCTGA
- a CDS encoding helicase HerA-like domain-containing protein: protein MADGDSIFIGKSTKPEQLALHFGNRHGLITGATGTGKTVTLQVLAEGFSNAGVPVFASDIKGDLSGVAAMGEEKPFLTERAKQVDLKWAPDQYPVVFWDLFGEQGHPIRATVSEMGPLLLSRLMDLNETQEGVINILFRYADEKQLLLLDLKDLRALLAELGSNKELQNELRAAYGNVSASSVGAIQRQLLTLENQGGSSFFGEPALMLKDMMKLSNDGRGNINLLAADKLMGSPQLYATFLLWLMSELFQELPEVGDIDKPKLVFFFDEAHLLFNDAPKALLEKIEQVVRLIRSKGVGIYFVTQNPLDVPETVLAQLGNRVQHALRAFTPRDQKAVKAAATTFRQNPALNTEEVITQLGKGEALVSTLEGNGVPSMVQRTLIAPPTGRIGPVTDQERRQLIAKSPFKGKYDAVEDRESAYEILQKRNQPAEQQAPQEADSGILGGLGGLLGGILGGGGSAPGKGGGRGRMTTTEVVVRNMAGSLAKSVGTQVGRALLRGVLGNLTRR from the coding sequence ATGGCCGACGGCGATTCGATCTTCATCGGCAAGAGCACCAAGCCGGAGCAGCTGGCGCTTCACTTCGGCAACCGTCACGGCCTGATCACGGGGGCCACCGGCACCGGCAAGACCGTGACCCTGCAGGTGCTGGCCGAAGGCTTCTCCAATGCCGGCGTGCCGGTCTTTGCCTCCGACATCAAGGGCGATCTGTCGGGCGTCGCCGCCATGGGCGAGGAGAAGCCGTTCCTCACCGAACGCGCCAAGCAGGTCGATCTGAAGTGGGCGCCTGACCAGTACCCGGTGGTCTTCTGGGACCTGTTCGGCGAGCAGGGCCACCCGATCCGCGCCACCGTCTCCGAGATGGGGCCGCTGCTGCTGTCGCGCCTGATGGATCTCAACGAGACCCAGGAAGGCGTGATCAACATCCTGTTCCGCTATGCTGACGAGAAGCAGCTGCTGCTGCTCGACCTCAAGGACCTGCGCGCCCTGCTGGCCGAGCTCGGCTCCAACAAGGAGCTGCAGAACGAGCTGCGCGCCGCCTATGGCAACGTCTCGGCGAGTTCGGTCGGCGCCATCCAGCGCCAGTTGCTCACCCTTGAGAACCAGGGCGGCTCGTCCTTCTTCGGCGAGCCGGCGCTGATGCTCAAGGACATGATGAAGCTGTCGAACGACGGCCGCGGCAACATCAACCTGCTCGCCGCCGACAAGCTGATGGGCAGCCCGCAGCTCTATGCGACCTTCCTGCTCTGGCTGATGTCGGAACTCTTCCAGGAACTGCCCGAGGTCGGCGATATCGACAAGCCGAAGCTGGTCTTCTTCTTCGACGAGGCCCACCTCCTGTTCAACGATGCGCCCAAGGCGCTGCTCGAGAAGATCGAGCAGGTCGTGCGCCTCATCCGATCCAAGGGGGTCGGCATCTACTTCGTCACCCAGAACCCGCTCGACGTGCCGGAGACGGTGCTGGCCCAGCTCGGCAACCGCGTCCAGCACGCGCTGCGCGCCTTCACGCCGCGCGACCAGAAGGCGGTCAAGGCTGCCGCCACGACATTCCGCCAGAACCCGGCGCTCAACACCGAGGAGGTCATCACCCAGCTCGGCAAGGGCGAAGCGCTGGTCTCGACGCTTGAGGGCAACGGCGTCCCCTCCATGGTCCAGCGCACCCTCATCGCCCCGCCGACCGGCCGCATCGGCCCGGTGACCGACCAGGAGCGCCGCCAGCTCATCGCCAAGAGCCCGTTCAAGGGCAAGTATGACGCCGTCGAGGACCGGGAATCGGCCTACGAGATCCTCCAGAAGCGCAACCAGCCGGCCGAGCAGCAGGCGCCGCAGGAAGCCGATAGCGGCATCCTCGGTGGGCTCGGCGGCCTGCTCGGCGGCATCCTGGGCGGCGGTGGCTCGGCTCCGGGCAAGGGTGGCGGCCGCGGCCGCATGACCACCACCGAGGTGGTGGTGCGCAACATGGCGGGGTCGCTCGCCAAGTCGGTCGGCACCCAGGTCGGGCGCGCCCTGCTGCGCGGCGTGCTGGGCAACCTGACGCGGCGCTAG
- a CDS encoding M20/M25/M40 family metallo-hydrolase, producing the protein MTASSPVDQVLSAVDASLDQSLERLFALLRIPSISTDSAYAEHCVAAAELLAADLRTIGFDAAVRPTGGHPAVVAKSGGATAPRALFYGHYDVQPVDPLDLWETPPFEPRIATAPDGSKRIVARGACDDKGQVMTFVEACRAWKAVTGSLPMGVTLLVEGEEECGSRHLFDFVKANKADLAADVALVCDTGMWDKDTPAITTSLRGIVSEEFKVVAANRDLHSGIYGGAAANPIHVLSKVVASLHGADGRIAIPGFYDGVEDLPADILEDWKGLNLTAKDFLGPIGLSEPIGEKGRLLIEMVSSRPTCDINGMWGGYTGEGGKTVIASEAWAKLTFRLVGKQDPIKVRDAFRAHVRAQLPADCTVEFFGSRGSPALALPWDMPVLAKARAALTAEWDRKAVTIGSGGSIPIVGAFKDELGLDSLLVGFGLEDDRVHSPNEKYDLKSFHKGIRSWVRILGALAA; encoded by the coding sequence ATGACCGCTTCATCACCTGTCGATCAGGTTCTCTCAGCCGTTGACGCATCGCTCGACCAGAGCCTCGAGCGGCTGTTCGCCCTGCTGCGCATCCCGTCGATCTCGACCGACAGCGCCTATGCCGAGCATTGCGTGGCTGCCGCCGAACTGCTCGCCGCCGACCTCAGGACCATCGGCTTCGATGCCGCCGTGCGCCCGACAGGTGGCCATCCCGCCGTGGTCGCCAAGAGCGGTGGCGCGACCGCCCCGCGCGCCCTGTTCTACGGCCATTACGACGTCCAGCCGGTCGACCCCCTCGATCTCTGGGAGACGCCGCCCTTCGAGCCGCGCATCGCCACCGCGCCCGATGGCTCGAAGCGGATCGTTGCCCGCGGCGCCTGTGACGACAAGGGCCAGGTGATGACCTTCGTCGAGGCCTGCCGGGCCTGGAAGGCGGTCACCGGCTCGCTGCCCATGGGTGTCACCCTGCTGGTCGAGGGCGAGGAGGAGTGCGGGTCGCGCCACCTGTTCGACTTCGTCAAGGCCAACAAGGCCGACCTCGCCGCCGATGTCGCGCTCGTCTGCGATACCGGCATGTGGGACAAGGACACGCCGGCCATCACGACCTCGCTTCGCGGCATCGTGTCGGAGGAGTTCAAGGTCGTTGCCGCCAACCGCGACCTCCATTCCGGCATCTATGGCGGTGCTGCCGCCAATCCGATCCATGTGCTCTCCAAGGTGGTGGCGTCCCTCCACGGTGCCGACGGCCGCATCGCCATCCCCGGCTTCTATGACGGCGTCGAGGACCTGCCCGCCGACATCCTGGAGGACTGGAAGGGCCTGAACCTGACGGCCAAGGACTTCCTCGGCCCCATCGGCCTCAGCGAGCCGATCGGCGAGAAGGGCCGCCTGCTCATCGAGATGGTCTCCTCGCGCCCGACCTGCGACATCAACGGCATGTGGGGTGGCTACACGGGTGAGGGCGGCAAGACCGTGATCGCCTCCGAGGCCTGGGCGAAGCTCACCTTCCGCCTCGTCGGCAAGCAGGACCCGATCAAGGTGCGCGACGCCTTCCGCGCCCATGTCCGCGCGCAGCTTCCCGCCGATTGCACGGTCGAGTTCTTCGGCTCGCGCGGCAGCCCGGCCCTGGCTCTGCCCTGGGACATGCCGGTGCTCGCCAAGGCCCGCGCGGCGCTGACCGCCGAATGGGACCGCAAGGCGGTGACCATCGGCTCCGGCGGCTCGATCCCGATCGTCGGCGCCTTCAAGGACGAACTCGGGCTGGACTCGCTGCTGGTCGGCTTCGGCCTGGAAGATGACCGGGTCCATTCGCCGAACGAGAAGTACGACCTGAAGAGCTTCCACAAGGGCATCCGCTCCTGGGTGCGCATCCTCGGGGCTCTTGCCGCCTAA